One window of Papaver somniferum cultivar HN1 chromosome 9, ASM357369v1, whole genome shotgun sequence genomic DNA carries:
- the LOC113312265 gene encoding protein MIZU-KUSSEI 1-like, giving the protein MSFLLNELDGCHLCSFSSVADIFLGRHLVPCTDGQQLKQMMSDFISHFFMAPPLPLPEPQMALYPLFRSPSNSVTPTTSSPPSPSRPGFSLQNPNSANTKKSKPNKLLRRFRSVFRSLPIIAPVPCKMPTMSVGSSTDNNHMHGGIRMTGTLFGFRRSRISLAIQQNPKCLPMLVLELAIPTAKLLQEMGSGLVRIALECDKKHPSEKVKLLDEPLWTMFCNGKKLGYGVKRDPSQDDLNVMQLLHAVSMGAGVLPTERSENENMTEGEMTYMRAHFERVTGSKDSETFYMMNPDGNSGPELSIFLVRI; this is encoded by the exons ATGTCGTTTCTCTTAAATGAACTCGATGGTTGTCACTTGTGCAGCTTTTCATCAGTAGCTGATATATTCCTAGGTAGGCATTTGGTTCCTTGTACTGATGGCCAACAACTAAAACAAATGATGTCAG ATTTTATTTCTCATTTTTTCATggcaccaccactaccacttcCTGAACCTCAAATGGCTTTATACCCACTGTTTCGATCaccaagcaattcagttacaccaaCAACTTCTTCACCTCCATCCCCATCTCGCCCAGGATTCTCCCTTCAAAATCCTAATTCTGCAAACAcaaaaaaatccaaacccaatAAATTACTTCGTCGGTTTCGTTCAGTCTTTCGTTCACTGCCCATTATAGCACCCGTACCTTGCAAAATGCCGACTATGAGTGTCGGAAGCAGTACCGATAACAACCACATGCACGGAGGAATCCGAATGACGGGTACGTTGTTTGGTTTCCGGCGGTCTCGTATTAGCCTTGCTATTCAACAAAATCCTAAATGTCTTCCGATGCTTGTTCTTGAATTAGCAATACCAACAGCTAAGTTATTACAAGAGATGGGTTCAGGGTTAGTAAGAATAGCATTGGAATGTGATAAAAAGCATCCAAGTGAGAAAGTTAAGCTGCTCGATGAACCACTTTGGACAATGTTTTGTAACGGGAAGAAATTGGGGTATGGTGTGAAGAGAGACCCAAGTCAAGATGATTTGAATGTCATGCAATTACTCCATGCTGTTTCAATGGGTGCTGGTGTTCTTCCTACCGAAAGATCAGAAAATGAAAATATGACTGAGGGTGAAATGACTTATATGAGAGCGCATTTTGAACGTGTTACTGGATCCAAAGATTCAGAGACTTTTTATATGATGAACCCTGATGGTAATAGTGGACCTGAATTAAGCATATTTCTTGTCAGAATTTAA
- the LOC113312111 gene encoding peptidyl-prolyl cis-trans isomerase CYP22-like, translating into MASGGGNAVVEWHQRPSNPKNPIVFFDITIGTIAAGRIKMELFADIAPKTAENFRQFCTGEYRKAGLPVGYKGCHFHRVIKDFMIQAGDFLKGDGSGCVSIYGSKFDDENFIAKHTGPGLLSMANSGANTNGCQFFLTCSKCDWLDNKHVVFGRVLGDGLLVLRKIENVATGPNNKPKLACVIAECGEM; encoded by the exons ATGGCGTCTGGCGGAGGAAATGCGGTGGTGGAATGGCACCAGAGACCATCAAACCCTAAGAACCCTATTGTCTTCTTTGACATCACTATTGGAACCATAGCTGCTGGAAGAATCAAGATGGAGCTCTTCGCTGATATCGCTCCCAAAACCGCTGAAAATTTCAG GCAGTTCTGCACTGGAGAATACAG AAAAGCAGGATTACCAGTTGGGTACAAAGGGTGTCACTTTCATAGAGTGATTAAAGATTTCATGATTCAAGCTGGTGATTTTCTCAAG GGTGACGGTAGTGGATGTGTATCGATCTATGGAAGTAAATTTGACGATGAAAATTTCATTGCGAAGCATACTGGCCCTGGACTGCTGTCAATG GCAAATAGTGGAGCCAATACCAATGGATGCCAG TTCTTTCTCACATGCTCCAAGTGTGACTGGCTTGACAATAAGCATGTAGTCTTTGGG AGGGTGCTTGGAGATGGTCTTTTGGTTCTCAGAAAGATAGAGAATGTGGCGACTGGACCTAACAACAAACCTAAACTTGCTTGCGTCATCGCAGAATGCGGGGAAATGTAG
- the LOC113311042 gene encoding RNA-binding protein NOB1-like isoform X1, whose amino-acid sequence MDEMTPSAPPPTATSCWSKIVQKEALPKPKPANYATNRVFEGSCKSSKGISVAVVDANAIIQGGINLNNVADKFVSVSEVLEEIKDPVSRQKLELLPFTVETMEPSAESLNKVISFARATGDLQVLSDVDLKLVALTYMLESQIHGTNHLRDTPPPIHVVNVKRLAEKDMPGWGSNVPNLDEWEALEHAVDQGSNSESRILPLKDLNLNLLPVDGNGDSQNGLTEDVSETRSETHSEDVGRSFRKPRRYAPVKKEIKIEGKMVADGVDASQGQDDNSNDWLPAVCRSTHRRFLRRKARRELSEASSESNVHLDGEESTDGDTVEDTQGPNQKLDGTRERLEVVNNNIEDEEKTVGEKNDDDDLTVILEQMRLEPGLSGSVLGATCNEEYDQLDISSETNDSVDTSFVDDGSSEQSWALRSLSESSVACVTGDFAMQNVILQIGLRLLAPGGMQIRELHRWILNCHACNKVTTEIGRIFCPKCGNGGTLRKVAATVGENGVVLASRKPRITLRGTKFSLPLPQGGRDAITKNLILREDQLPHKVLYPKTKKKSSTLGDVIFISDDIFRNSSDKRAPLQPPVRKALAVFSGKRNPNDNHYSRAKH is encoded by the exons caccaacagcGACTTCTTGCTGGAGCAAAATTGTTCAGAAAGAGGCGCTTCCAAAACCAAAACCAGCTAATTACGCAACCAATCGAGTCTTTGAGGGAAGTTGTAAATCAAGTAAAGGAATCTCAGTTGCTGTTGTGGATGCTAATGCCATTATTCAAGGTGGAATTAATCTCAATAATGTTGCCGATAAGTTTGTTTCTGTTTCTGAAGTTTTGGAGGAGATAAAAGATCCTGTTTCTCGTCAGAAGCTTGAACTCCTTCCCTTCACTGTAGAGACCATGGAACCCTCCGCAGAATCTCttaataaag TTATCAGCTTTGCACGAGCAACTGGTGATTTACAAGTCCTCTCAGATGTTGATCTTAAACTTGTTGCGCTGACGTATATGTTGGAAAGCCAAATCCATGGGACTAACCATCTCCGAGATACTCCTCCTCCAATCCATGTTGTTAATGTGAAAAGGTTGGCTGAAAAGGATATGCCTGGCTGGGGTTCCAATGTACCTAATTTGGATGAGTGGGAAGCTTTAGAACATGCAGTCGATCAAGGGTCCAACTCAGAATCCAGGATCCTTCCTTTGAAAGACTTAAACCTTAATCTCTTACCCGTAGATGGTAATGGAGATTCTCAAAATGGTTTAACTGAAGATGTTAGTGAAACTCGTAGTGAGACTCATTCAGAGGATGTTGGTCGCAGCTTCAGGAAACCAAGGAGATATGCTCCCGTAAAGAAAGAGATAAAAATTGAAGGTAAGATGGTAGCTGACGGAGTTGATGCTTCACAGGGTCAAGATGACAATTCCAATGACTGGCTTCCTGCTGTATGTCGAAGTACTCATAGAAGATTTCTCAGAAGAAAAGCCAGACGCGAACTGTCCGAGGCATCATCAGAAAGTAATGTTCATCTAGATGGAGAGGAAAGCACTGACGGTGATACTGTCGAGGACACTCAAGGCCCTAATCAGAAGTTAGATGGGACCAGGGAGAGGTTGGAAGTTGTAAACAATAAtatagaagatgaagaaaaaactgTTGGGGagaaaaatgatgatgatgatctgacTGTAATACTCGAGCAAATGAGATTAGAACCTGGTTTATCAGGTAGTGTTTTGGGTGCAACATGCAATGAAGAATATGATCAGTTGGATATTTCAAGTGAGACAAATGACAGTGTTGACACATCATTTGTGGATGATGGTAGCAGCGAGCAGAGTTGGGCATTACGCTCCTTGTCCGAATCAAGTGTAGCCTGTGTAACGGGTGATTTCGCAATgcaaaatgttattcttcaaaTTGGATTGCGTCTTCTGGCACCAGGTGGTATGCAGATTCGTGAACTACACAG GTGGATATTGAATTGTCATGCCTGTAACAAAGTGACTACTGAGATTGGGAGGATCTTCTGTCCAAAATGTGGGAATGGGGGCACCTTACGCAAGGTAGCAGCGACTGTTGGAGAAAATGGGGTTGTTTTAGCATCTCGTAAGCCACGTATAACCCTACGTGGCACAAAA TTTTCACTTCCTTTACCTCAAGGGGGAAGAGATGCCATTACCAAGAATCTCATATTACGTGAAGATCAACTACCTCACAAAGTCTTATACcccaaaactaaaaagaaatcaaGCACGCTg GGAGATGTTATTTTCATTTCGGATGATATCTTCCGCAACAGCTCTGACAAAAGAGCTCCTCTACAGCCACCAGTTAGAAAAGCTTTAGCTGTGTTTAGTGGAAAAAGGAATCCTAATGACAATCATTACTCTCGCGCCAAGCACTAA
- the LOC113312112 gene encoding protein NUCLEAR FUSION DEFECTIVE 6, chloroplastic/mitochondrial-like isoform X2 — protein MSANYARRAFQSFAKSSSFASGAAKFGGFTSTAKPTSTSHFLKSPLFSRLPVLGCAQWLMPLHSVTASALLTSKLSLKAGNWAWLLEGFATPL, from the exons ATGTCTGCTAATTATGCAAGAAgagcttttcaaagctttgcAAAGTCATCTTCATTTGCTTCTGGTGCTGCTAAGTTTGGTGGATTTACTTCTACTGCTAAACCAACTTCTACATCTCATTTTCTGAAATCTCCACTTTTTTCAAG GCTTCCTGTGTTGGGTTGCGCACAGTGGTTGATGCCATTGCACAGTGTTACTGCATCTGCGTTGCTTACTTCAAAGCTCTCTTTGAAGGCAGGAAATTGGGCTTGGCTTTTGGAAG GATTTGCGACCCCACTATAA
- the LOC113313394 gene encoding rhomboid-like protein 20, with protein MNGGPSGFQNAPVSRAFVLASGLLTIYFGIQGRSSTLGLSYQESFKKLKIWKLIASVFAFSSTPELMFGLYLLYYFRVFERQIGSNKYSVFILFSVIVSSVFEVLALTLLKDPTLNILTSGPYGLIFSSFVPFYFDIPVSTRFRIFGVSISDKSFIYLAGLQLLFSSWKRSILPGICGILAGSFYRLNILRIRKIKFPAFIASFFSRLSLPSPGTTPPTTSSRNVIGNIPSFTGREVQRNNPIAPPAFTAEPPEESITTLVSMGFDRNTARQALIHARNDINMATNILLESQSN; from the exons ATGAACGGCGGTCCATCTGGTTTCC agaATGCTCCTGTCTCAAGAGCCTTCGTTCTTGCTTCTGGACTCCTTACGATTTACTTTGGGATTCAAGGTCGTTCATCCACACTTGGACTATCATATCAG GAAAGTTTCAAAAAGCTTAAAATATGGAAGCTAATTGCATCAGTCTTTGCGTTTTCATCCACCCCGGAACTGATGTTCGGATTGTACTTACTGTACTACTTCAGGGTATTCGAGAGACAGATAGGCTCCAATAAATACTCG gtttttatcTTGTTCTCTGTGATCGTTTCATCAGTGTTCGAGGTGCTTGCATTGACGCTCCTTAAAG ATCCCACCTTGAATATATTAACCTCAGGACCCTATGGTCTTATATTTTCGTCATTCGTACCATTCTACTTTGACATTCCAGTTTCAACACGGTTTCGCATATTTGGTGTTAGCATCTCTGACAAGTCCTTCATATATTTAGCCGGTCTACAG CTTCTGTTTTCATCCTGGAAAAGGTCTATCCTTCCAGGTATATGTGGTATTCTTGCTGGTTCCTTCTATCGCCTCAACATTCTTCGCATCCGCAAGATAAAG TTCCCGGCATTCATCGCCTCATTCTTCTCACGGCTCTCTTTGCCTTCACCTGGGACTACACCCCCTACAACATCAAGCAGGAATGTCATTGGAAACATACCTTCTTTCACAGGTCGTGAAGTGCAG AGAAATAATCCGATTGCTCCACCTGCTTTCACCGCGGAGCCACCTGAGGAATCCATTACTACATTGGTGTCGATGGGGTTCGATAGAAACACTGCAAGGCAGGCACTGATACATGCAAGAAATGACATCAACATGGCTACAAACATTCTCCTTGAGTCTCAATCCAACTGA
- the LOC113311042 gene encoding RNA-binding protein NOB1-like isoform X2, which produces MDEMTPSAPPPTATSCWSKIVQKEALPKPKPANYATNRVFEGSCKSSKGISVAVVDANAIIQGGINLNNVADKFVSVSEVLEEIKDPVSRQKLELLPFTVETMEPSAESLNKVISFARATGDLQVLSDVDLKLVALTYMLESQIHGTNHLRDTPPPIHVVNVKRLAEKDMPGWGSNVPNLDEWEALEHAVDQGSNSESRILPLKDLNLNLLPVDGNGDSQNGLTEDVSETRSETHSEDVGRSFRKPRRYAPVKKEIKIEGKMVADGVDASQGQDDNSNDWLPAVCRSTHRRFLRRKARRELSEASSESNVHLDGEESTDGDTVEDTQGPNQKLDGTRERLEVVNNNIEDEEKTVGEKNDDDDLTVILEQMRLEPGLSGSVLGATCNEEYDQLDISSETNDSVDTSFVDDGSSEQSWALRSLSESSVACVTGDFAMQNVILQIGLRLLAPGGMQIRELHRWILNCHACNKVTTEIGRIFCPKCGNGGTLRKVAATVGENGVVLASRKPRITLRGTKGDVIFISDDIFRNSSDKRAPLQPPVRKALAVFSGKRNPNDNHYSRAKH; this is translated from the exons caccaacagcGACTTCTTGCTGGAGCAAAATTGTTCAGAAAGAGGCGCTTCCAAAACCAAAACCAGCTAATTACGCAACCAATCGAGTCTTTGAGGGAAGTTGTAAATCAAGTAAAGGAATCTCAGTTGCTGTTGTGGATGCTAATGCCATTATTCAAGGTGGAATTAATCTCAATAATGTTGCCGATAAGTTTGTTTCTGTTTCTGAAGTTTTGGAGGAGATAAAAGATCCTGTTTCTCGTCAGAAGCTTGAACTCCTTCCCTTCACTGTAGAGACCATGGAACCCTCCGCAGAATCTCttaataaag TTATCAGCTTTGCACGAGCAACTGGTGATTTACAAGTCCTCTCAGATGTTGATCTTAAACTTGTTGCGCTGACGTATATGTTGGAAAGCCAAATCCATGGGACTAACCATCTCCGAGATACTCCTCCTCCAATCCATGTTGTTAATGTGAAAAGGTTGGCTGAAAAGGATATGCCTGGCTGGGGTTCCAATGTACCTAATTTGGATGAGTGGGAAGCTTTAGAACATGCAGTCGATCAAGGGTCCAACTCAGAATCCAGGATCCTTCCTTTGAAAGACTTAAACCTTAATCTCTTACCCGTAGATGGTAATGGAGATTCTCAAAATGGTTTAACTGAAGATGTTAGTGAAACTCGTAGTGAGACTCATTCAGAGGATGTTGGTCGCAGCTTCAGGAAACCAAGGAGATATGCTCCCGTAAAGAAAGAGATAAAAATTGAAGGTAAGATGGTAGCTGACGGAGTTGATGCTTCACAGGGTCAAGATGACAATTCCAATGACTGGCTTCCTGCTGTATGTCGAAGTACTCATAGAAGATTTCTCAGAAGAAAAGCCAGACGCGAACTGTCCGAGGCATCATCAGAAAGTAATGTTCATCTAGATGGAGAGGAAAGCACTGACGGTGATACTGTCGAGGACACTCAAGGCCCTAATCAGAAGTTAGATGGGACCAGGGAGAGGTTGGAAGTTGTAAACAATAAtatagaagatgaagaaaaaactgTTGGGGagaaaaatgatgatgatgatctgacTGTAATACTCGAGCAAATGAGATTAGAACCTGGTTTATCAGGTAGTGTTTTGGGTGCAACATGCAATGAAGAATATGATCAGTTGGATATTTCAAGTGAGACAAATGACAGTGTTGACACATCATTTGTGGATGATGGTAGCAGCGAGCAGAGTTGGGCATTACGCTCCTTGTCCGAATCAAGTGTAGCCTGTGTAACGGGTGATTTCGCAATgcaaaatgttattcttcaaaTTGGATTGCGTCTTCTGGCACCAGGTGGTATGCAGATTCGTGAACTACACAG GTGGATATTGAATTGTCATGCCTGTAACAAAGTGACTACTGAGATTGGGAGGATCTTCTGTCCAAAATGTGGGAATGGGGGCACCTTACGCAAGGTAGCAGCGACTGTTGGAGAAAATGGGGTTGTTTTAGCATCTCGTAAGCCACGTATAACCCTACGTGGCACAAAA GGAGATGTTATTTTCATTTCGGATGATATCTTCCGCAACAGCTCTGACAAAAGAGCTCCTCTACAGCCACCAGTTAGAAAAGCTTTAGCTGTGTTTAGTGGAAAAAGGAATCCTAATGACAATCATTACTCTCGCGCCAAGCACTAA
- the LOC113312112 gene encoding protein NUCLEAR FUSION DEFECTIVE 6, chloroplastic/mitochondrial-like isoform X1 has product MSANYARRAFQSFAKSSSFASGAAKFGGFTSTAKPTSTSHFLKSPLFSRLPVLGCAQWLMPLHSVTASALLTSKLSLKAGNWAWLLEGSSLDIT; this is encoded by the exons ATGTCTGCTAATTATGCAAGAAgagcttttcaaagctttgcAAAGTCATCTTCATTTGCTTCTGGTGCTGCTAAGTTTGGTGGATTTACTTCTACTGCTAAACCAACTTCTACATCTCATTTTCTGAAATCTCCACTTTTTTCAAG GCTTCCTGTGTTGGGTTGCGCACAGTGGTTGATGCCATTGCACAGTGTTACTGCATCTGCGTTGCTTACTTCAAAGCTCTCTTTGAAGGCAGGAAATTGGGCTTGGCTTTTGGAAG GGAGTTCCCTCGATATTACGTAG